The Apium graveolens cultivar Ventura chromosome 6, ASM990537v1, whole genome shotgun sequence genome contains a region encoding:
- the LOC141663955 gene encoding berberine bridge enzyme-like 22: MTNITLIFFLLAGVLTTSNATHTAFVKCMSSHTKRINNSSDHLLAPGSPSYSSLMKSSQQNPRWLNSTTQKPLYIITPFTDIEVQASILCSRKHGLEARILSGGHDYEGLSFRSKVPFIIINLINLRAVRVDIEDETAWVQSGATLGELYYNIAKKSKVHGFPAGVCPSVGIGGHVSGGGFGNLVRKHGLAADNIIDAYLIDVYGRILHRKTMGKNLFWAIRGGGGASFGVIVSWKIKLVRVPAVVTYFSVDKKLAEGATELVNKWQYVADKLPEDLFIRIIMQNVGQVNNKTGQASFQSLYLGKISKLIPLMGKWFPEFNLKAEDCTEMTWFESALSFAGYPKDNSWDVFLTRTDHYQSNFKAKSDYVTKPIPKSGLEGIWKQFQTEESVFVIMEPFGGRMNKISKSKIPYPHRKGNLYNLQYLVKWDVNTAKATKKHVHWIRKLYKYMKPYVSHSPRRAYQNYRDLDLGINKQLNTTYNEAEHWGKKYFKSNFRRLAKVKTKADPFNFFRHEQSIPLIRKVKDQYR; the protein is encoded by the coding sequence ATGACCAACATCACGTTAATTTTTTTCCTCCTTGCAGGAGTATTAACAACTAGCAATGCAACACATACAGCATTTGTCAAGTGCATGTCCTCCCATACTAAAAGAATTAACAACTCTTCTGACCATCTCCTAGCACCTGGCTCTCCTTCCTATTCATCGCTTATGAAGTCATCTCAACAAAATCCGAGATGGCTTAATTCTACAACCCAAAAACCTTTATATATCATCACTCCTTTCACTGATATCGAAGTTCAAGCATCCATACTTTGCAGCCGAAAACATGGCCTGGAAGCTAGAATTCTGAGTGGTGGTCATGACTACGAAGGCCTATCATTCCGCAGCAAAGTGccttttattattattaacctCATTAATCTTCGAGCAGTCAGAGTCGATATAGAGGACGAGACAGCATGGGTGCAATCCGGGGCAACACTAGGAGAACTATACTATAACATCGCGAAGAAAAGTAAAGTTCATGGGTTTCCTGCAGGGGTATGTCCTAGTGTAGGCATTGGTGGCCACGTTAGTGGTGGAGGATTTGGTAATCTGGTGAGAAAACATGGTCTCGCAGCTGACAACATAATAGATGCATACTTGATTGATGTGTATGGTAGAATCCTCCACAGAAAAACCATGGGAAAAAATTTGTTTTGGGCGATCAGGGGAGGAGGTGGAGCCAGCTTCGGAGTCATTGTATCGTGGAAAATTAAGCTGGTCCGAGTGCCAGCAGTAGTGACATACTTTAGTGTCGATAAGAAGTTAGCAGAAGGAGCCACTGAGCTTGTTAACAAGTGGCAATATGTTGCTGATAAGTTACCAGAAgatctcttcatcagaatcatcatGCAGAATGTTGGGCAGGTTAACAATAAGACAGGGCAAGCTTCGTTTCAGTCGCTATATCTTGGGAAAATCAGTAAGCTGATACCATTAATGGGCAAGTGGTTCCCAGAATTCAATCTAAAAGCAGAAGACTGCACAGAAATGACATGGTTTGAATCTGCACTATCGTTTGCAGGTTATCCGAAAGATAATTCCTGGGATGTTTTCCTGACAAGAACAGACCATTACCAGAGCAATTTCAAGGCAAAATCAGATTATGTGACTAAACCAATACCGAAAAGTGGACTGGAAGGAATTTGGAAACAATTTCAAACAGAAGAATCAGTTTTTGTGATAATGGAACCATTTGGAGGAAGAATGAataagatttcaaaatctaagaTCCCGTATCCACATAGAAAAGGAAATTTGTACAACCTACAGTATTTAGTAAAATGGGACGTAAATACTGCCAAGGCAACGAAGAAGCATGTGCACTGGATCAGGAAGCTGTATAAGTACATGAAGCCATACGTTTCCCATTCCCCGAGAAGAGCTTACCAGAATTACAGGGATTTGGACCTGGGGATAAATAAGCAGCTGAACACAACCTACAATGAAGCAGAACACTGGGGAAAGAAGTACTTTAAGAGTAACTTCAGAAGACTAGCCAAGGTAAAGACCAAGGCTGATCCATTCAATTTCTTCAGGCATGAGCAAAGCATCCCACTAATCAGAAAAGTAAAAGATCAATACAGGTAA